Below is a window of Paramagnetospirillum magneticum AMB-1 DNA.
TCGCCGTCCAGATGGACGAGAATGTCCTTGATGTTCATGACCCCACCCTGTGTCCGGTATCGTTGTCTTTTCCGGTCAGGATAGTTCACCCCCGGCGGAGGCGCACGTCAAGCGAAATTGCGCAAATCGGTATTGGTTTGCGTCTTTTATGACTCGCTCCAGCCGCACCCTTTCAGGACCGACAGCATGTGCTCGGGGACCGGAGCCTCGGCGGCGATGGGGGGCTTGCCCGCGTGGAAGGGCAGGACGATGCGGCGCGAATGCAGCATCAGCCGGTCGCCGGCCAGGGTGCCGGTGCCTCGGCCATAGATGGAATCGCCCACCAGGGGGTGGCCGATGGCGGCGCAATGGGCGCGGATCTGATGGGTCCGCCCGGTGAGCGGCCGGCATTCCAGCCAGGAAAGCCGCCCATCCGATCCCAGCAGCCGCCATTGGGTGACCGAGGCCAGGCCGGTGCGGTCCACCTCCATGCGCCAGCCGAACTTCTTTTCGCGCTTCTTCAGGGCATAGTCGATGACGCCCTGGTCCTCTCGCGGCTTGCCCACCACCACGGCCCAGTAGGTCTTGTCGGCCAGCCCCTTGGCGAACAGCTCGCCCAGCCCGGCCAGGGCCTTGGAGGTCCGCCCCAGCACCAGACAGCCCGAGGTCTCGCGGTCCAGGCGATGGGCCAGTTCCGGCCGCCGCTTGAGGCCGAAACTGAGCGCATCGAGGTAAAGCATCAGATGCTCGCCCCCCTTCGGCCCGGCATGCACCGCCAGCCCGGCCGGCTTGTCGATGATCAGCACGGCCGGGTCGCGGTACAGCAGGCGCGCAAGCAGATCCATGCGGGTCTAGTCCGCCACCGCCGCCGCATCCGCGTCCGCCGGGCCGGCGACGTGACCATGGGCGTGGCGCTCCTGGGCGGCTTCGCTGACGCCCCGGCGCTGGGCCGCCACGAAGGTGTAGATCACCGGCAGCACGAACAGGGTGAAGGCCGTGCCGATGCTCATGCCCGCCACGATCACCACGGCGATGGAGAAGCGTGACGCCGCTCCCGCCCCGTGGGCGAACAGCAGCGGGATCAGGCCCGCCACCATGGCCGCCGTGGTCATCAGGATGGGCCGCAACCGAAGACCGGCCGCCACCATCACCGCCTGGGCGCGGTCGAGACCCTCGGCCTCTTGGCGCTCGCGCGCCACCTCGCAGATCAGGATGCCGTGCTTGGTGATCAGGCCGATCAGGGTGACGAGGCCCACCTGGGTGTAGATGTTCATGCTGGCCACGCCGAGAGCCAGGGGGATCAGGGCGCCGCAGATGGACAGCGGCACCGAGACCATGATCACCAGCGGATCGCGGAAGCTTTCGAACTGGGCCGACAGCACCAGGAAGATGATGATCAGGGCGAAGACGAAGGTCATCGCCAGGGCGTTGCCCTCCTGCACGTATTGCCGCGACTGGCCGGCGTAATCCACCGTGGTGCCCTGGGGAAGGACTTCCTGGGCGATGGAGCGCAGCAGTTCCAGCGCCTGGCCCAGCGTCACGCCGGGCATGGGAAAGGCCTGGATGGTCACCGAGTTCAACTGGTTGAACTGGTTGAGCGACACCGGGCGCACCGACGAGCCCAGGCTGACCAGCGACGACAGCGGCACCGCCCCGCCCGAGGACGAGCGCACGTGATAGCGGCCCAACTGGGCGGGGTCGAGGCGGAATTCCCGCGGGACCTGGGGGATCACCTGATAGGAGCGGCCCTGGAGATTGACCAGATTGACGTAATTGCCGCCGGTCATGGTGCCCAGGGCGTCACCGATCTGCTGCATGGAGATGCCGTAGGCCGCCGCCTTGTCGCGGTCGATGACCACCTGGGTCTGGGGGCTTTCGATCTTCAGATCGGCATCGATGAAGGCGAACATGCCCGAGGCTTGCGCCCGCTTCATCACCTCGCCCTGAATCTCGTTGAGCTGCTGGTAATCGACGATGGAGGACAGCACGAACTGCACCGGCAGGCCGTCGACACCCGGCAGGGGCGGCGGCGGGAATACCGAGGCCTTGACCCCCGACACCTCGTTCAGGGCCTGCTGGATGGCGGCGGTCAGCGCCTTGGCCGAGAGCTTGCGGTCCTCCCAGGGGGTCAGCACCGCACCGCCGAATCCCTGGCTGATGGCGCCCATGCCGTTGATCAGGAAGGTCTCGTTGGTCTCGGGGAAGGCCTTCAGCTTGGCGGAAATCTGGTGGGAAAACGCCTCCATGAAGTCCGTATTGGCCGAGGCCGGGCCGTTATAGGCGGTGAACACCACGCCCTGGTCCTCTTCCGGCGCCAGTTCGGTGGGCACCGCCAGGAACAGGAAGGGCAGCGAACCCAGCACGATCATGGCGAAGATCAGGGTGGTCGGCCGGTCGGCCAGGGAGGCCGCCAGCCACACCTCGTATTTGGCCCGCACCCGGTCAAAGGTGCGGTCGATCAGTGCGGTCAGCCCCTTCTTGTCGTCGTCGTGCTTCAGGATCTTGGAACACATCATGGGCGACAGGGTCAGGGCGATGATGCCCGACACCACCACCGACCCGGCCAGGGTCAGGGCGAATTCCTTGAACAGGGAGCCGGTCAGCCCGCCCATGAAGGCGATGGGGGCATAGACGGCGGCCAGGGTGATGGTCATGGAGATGACCGGTCCGGCAATCTCGCGCGTGCCCACCAGGGCGGCGCGGAAGGGCGTCAGCCCCTCCTCGATATGGCGGTGGACGTTCTCCACCACCACGATGGCGTCGTCCACCACCAGGCCGATGGCCAGAACCATGGCCAGCAGGGTCAGCAGGTTGATGGAAAAGCCGAGCGACAGCAGCAGCACCGCCACGCCGATCAGCGACAGCGGCACGGTGACCACCGGAATGACCACCGAGCGCACCGAGCCCATGAAGAAGAAGATCACCACCATGACGATGATGGCGGCTTCGGCGATGGTCTTGGCCACCTCGGTGATGGCGGCGTCGATGAACAGGGTGGAATCATAGGCGATCTTGGCGGTGAGGCCGGGCGGCAACTGGGCCTGCAGGGCGGGCAGAGCCACTTCGCGCACCTCACGGATCACCGACAGGGGATTGGCTTCGGGCGTGGTGTAGATGCCCACGAAGATGGCGCGCTCGTCACCGGCGAACACGCTCATGTCGTCGTTTTCCGGCCCCAGTTCCACGCCGGCCACATCACCGAGCCGCACGAGGCGCGAGCCGTCATGCTTGATCACCAGCTGGCGGAACTCCTCGACGCTTTTCAGGTCGGTGGAGGCCTGGGTGTTGACCACGTCATAGGCGCCCTTGGTAGAGCCCGAGGCCGAGGTGAAGTTGTTGCTGGTCAGGGCTGTCTTCAGATCGTCCGGCCCCATGCCGTGCTGGGCCAGCTTTTCCGGGTCGAGCCAGACGCGCATGGAGAATTTCTGGCCGCCGTACAGTTCCGGATTGGCGACGCCGGGCACGGCGGCCAGCTTGGGCTGGACCACCCGCATGACGTAATCGGTGATCTGCTGCTGGGAGAGGCGGTCCGACGAGAAGGCGAGATAGGCCGAGGCGAAGCTTTGGCCCGTCTCCTTCTTGATGATGGAATCGTTGATGCCCTTGGGCAGCAGGCTCTTGACCTCGGCCACCTTGCTCATCACCCCGGTCATGGCGGTTTCCGGGTCGTCGTTGAGCCGGATGAAGGCCTTGACCTCGCTGACGCCCTGGATAGAGCGCGACGTCAGGTAGTTGATGCCCTCGGCCGTGGCCACCGCCTTCTGGATCGGCTGGGTGACGAAGCCCTGGATCATGTCGGCATCGGCGCCGGGAAAGGTGGTGGTGATGGTGATGACCGTGTTGGTCATCTCGGGATACTGGCGCACCGGCAGGCTCATCAGGGCGCGCAGGCCGATGAACAGGATCAGCAGGCTGACCACCGCGGCCAGTACCGGCCGCTTGATGAAGATATCGAACATCACTGCACCGTCCCGGCGGCCGCCGTCTTCAGGGGATCGCTGGCCGCCACGTGAATCAGCGAGCCGTGCTCCAGCTTGACCTGACCCGAGGTGACCACCACGTCGCCGGCGGCGACGCCCGACTTGATGACCACCAGACCGTCCTTGCGCTCGCCCAGGCTGACCACGACGCGCTCGGCCTTGGAGACCGTCTTGCCGTCGGCACCGGCTTCCTCCTTGACCACGAACACCGCGTCGCCGTGCAGGTTGTAGGCCACCGCCGAGCCCGGAACCGTCACCACCGGAGCGCCGGCGGGCCGCTCGATCTCGATGCGGGCGAACATGCCGGGACGCAGCCGCCCCTCGGCGTTGGGAAAGCGGGCCTGAACCGAAACCATGCCGGTCTTGGCATCCACCAGCGGCTCGATGGCGGCCACCTGGCCCTCGAAGGTCACGCCCGGCCAGGCGTCGGTGGTCATGCGCACCGTCTGGCCGATTCCCAGCAGGGAAAGATCCTTCTGCGACACGGTGAAGTCGCACAGCATCAGCGACAGATCCTGCAGATTGACCACCATCTGGCCCGGCTGGACATACTGGCCCAGATCGATCTTGCGCACACCCAGGCGGCCGTCGAAGGGCGCCGCGATGGTCTTCTTGGCGATCTGGGCCTGCAGCCCGCCCACCTTGGCCTGCTTGACCTTGAGTTCCGCCTCGGTCTTTTCCAGGGCTGCGACGCTGACCGTATCGGAGCGCACCAGCTTCATATTGCGGTCATGGCTGGTCTTGGCCAGGCCCAGTTCGGCCTGGGCGCTGCGCAGGTCGCCCATCTCCACGTCGGTGTCCAGTTGCACCAGCACCTGGCCCCTCTTGACGTCCTGTCCCGACTCGAAGCTGATGGCCTTGACCAGACCGGCCACCGAGCCGGAAATGTCGACGCCGTTGACCGCCTGCAGCGTGCCCACCGCCGGCACCACCACGCGCCAGTCGACCATCTGGGCCTTGGCGGTGGTCACCGAGATCACCGGCTTGGGCATGGTGGCGAAGAACTGCTTGATCATGTGGTTCTTGAAGGCGACGAAGCCGAAGACTCCTCCGAACACGATGGCAGAGCCCGCCAGCATGATGATCATCCGTTTGGCTTTCATGGCGTAGGCTCCGTTACTGCAGAAGGTCGAGGGCGTGCCGCTTGAGGCGCTCGGCCCCCTCGGCGTCGCTGAGGTTGATCCCCATCAGGCGCTGGAAATAGACGCCGTCCATGGCGGTGCAGATCAGCCCGGCCCGCTGCAGGTCGGGACTGTCGCTCTTGATGCGCTCCATCCAGCGGTCGTACATAGCCTGGATGGGGGCGACCAGGTCTGGATTAACGGTGACGGCGGCCAGCAGGGCGCCGCCCACCGGATCGAAGGCCGGGCCGTTGGGGTCGAAGCAGGCGTTCACCAGGGTCCGGGCCCAGCGATAGGGACCTTCCGGCTGATGCTCGTAATGCTCGCGGTTGAGCTGATCGCACTGGTCGATCAGACGCTGGACCATGCCGCGGATCAGATCGTCCTTGCTCTTGAAATGATAGAGAACGCCGCCCTTGCTGATGCCCGCCTCCTTGGCGGCCGCGTCCAGGGTCAGCTTGGCCACCCCCTGGTCGCGCACGATGGCCATGGCGGAATCGATGATCTTGTCGCGGGTGCTCATTGCGAATTCAGGCCCCTTACTGTACCGGCTGGACGGTATAGTAAAGTGAACTGATGAGTCCAGTCGTACGGACGCATAGGGGGGATGCGGCCGGCGCTATTCCGTTTGGGAAGTGGGGAATTGATGGGTCACGGCGCTTGGATCGGGAACAACTCCACGTGCGTTTCGGCGGTACGGCCGAAATACACGGCCCGGCGACCGGAAAAGGACACCATGTAGCCCGCACAGCCGGCCGCCCGGACTTTCTTGCAAAATCCGACATAGGTGTAGCCCGCCACCATCCCCTGTGCCTCGCGGATGGCGGCCTGAACGGCGGCCGTGTCCAGCGACGGGGCGATTGGCGTGTCATCCCGGTGGGTGGACAGCACGACACTGTCGCCGTCGGGACGGTAATAGGTGGCGCAGGCTCGCCGAAAGTCGACGGCATAGCTCTCGAAACCCTCGGCCATCAGCCTCTCCACGATCTGAGGGAAGGTCATGGCGCCACTTTCGGCTCCGTCCAGACAGGCCTGGGCCGTGGCGATCCGGCTTGCGTCCATGGTCATCTCCTCTGCATGGGGTCAGTCGACGGGCGTGGCGGTCAGGCCAAGCCGCGCCACGGTGTCCTTCAGGATAAGCTCCAAGGCCCGGCGCTCCTCCCGGGACAGATGAGCGAAACACGCGGCATCGTTCCGGTCGGCCAGGGCGGCCAATTGGGGAACGAATTCCGCCCCCCTGGCGGTCAGGCTCAGGGTTTGCGCCCGCCGGTCGTCGAGGCTGGGCCGCCGGGCGACCAAATTCTTAGCGATCAGACGATCAGCAAGCTTGGTGACGGCACCCGGCGTCAGCCCCATCCGCGCCGCCAGCCGGCCGGGGGACAAGGGGTCCTGGCCATAGAGCATGCGCATCAGCGCCCATTCCGCGACGGTCACCTCCTTTGCCGCCAGCATGCGGGCAAAGGAATGGGAGACGTGGTTGGACACCTGACGAAGCCAGTAGCCAAGGTGAGCGGTCAATTCCGAGACGGCGGGCGACATGGGCGACTCTCGATTTAATTGACTAGGAAACTACATCATTATTATCTTCCTAGTCAACAAATCTGAAGTCCCGCACCGCCCCTTGCGGCAGGACGGGCGAAAAGACCGGGGTCTATGTACGCGCGCAGGGCCGCGTCCCTTCGCGCATCCCTACTTCTTCTGCCTGGCCTTGGCGAAGGCGGCGGCGAAGGCTCCGCCGCCCTCGTCCGCCTTGGGGGCCGCCGGCTGACGCTGCTGGGCCTGGGGGGCCGGGCGACGCTCGTCGCGGCGGGGCGCATCATCCTTGCGGGCTGGGGCGGGCTGGGCGTCCATGCGCATGGACAGGGCGATGCGGCTCCGCTTGATGTCCACTTCCAGCACCTTGACCTTGACCAGATCGCCGGGCTTGACCACCTCGTGGGGGTCCTTGACGAAGCGATCGGCCAGCACCGAGATATGGACCAGGCCATCCTGGTGCACGCCGATATCCACGAAGGCGCCGAAATTGGTGACGTTGGTCACCACGCCCTCCAGGATCATGCCGGGCTTCAGGTCGTTCAGGGTCTCGACCCCTTCCTTGAAGGCGGCGGTCTTGAACTCGGGGCGCGGATCGCGGCCGGGCTTTTCCAGCTCTTTCAGGATGTCCTTGACCGTGGGCTCGCCGAAGCGCTCGTCGGTGAACTCCTTGGGGTCGAGGGAGCGGATGAACGAGGAATCGCCGATCAGCGCCTTGACCGGGCGGCCGGTGGCCTTGACGATGCGCTCGACCACCGGATAGGCCTCGGGGTGCACCGCAGAGGAATCCAGAGGATTGACGCCGCCCACCACCCGCAGGAAGCCGGCCGCCTGTTCGAAGGCCTTGGCGCCCAGGCGCTCCACCTGCTTCAAGGCCTCGCGCGAGGCGAAGGGGCCGAAGCGGTCGCGGAATTCCACCACGTTGCGGGCCACGGTGGGGGAAAGCCCGGCCACCCGGGCCAGCAGCGGCGCCGAGGCGGTATTGACCTCGACGCCCACGGCGTTGACGCAATCCTCCACCACGGCGTCGAGGGAGCGGCCCAGCTTCACCTGATCCACGTCGTGCTGGTACTGGCCGACGCCGATGGCCTTGGGGTCGATCTTGACCAGCTCGGCCAGCGGGTCCTGCAGGCGCCGGGCGATGGACACCGCGCCGCGCAGGGAGACGTCGAGATCGGGGAATTCCTTGGCGGCCAGTTCCGACGCCGAATAGACCGAGGCGCCGGCCTCGCTGACCACCAGCTTTTCCAGCCCCAGATCGGGGTGGCGCTTCATCACGTCGATGACCAGGCGATCGGTCTCGCGCGAGGCTGTGCCGTTGCCGATGGCCACCAGCTTGATGCCGTGCTTGCGGGCCAGATGGGCGATGGCCGCCACCGAGCCCTGCCAGTCGTTCCTGGGCTGGTGGGGATAGATGGTGGCGGTCTCCACCACCTTGCCGGTGGCGTCGGTCACCGCCACCTTGACGCCGGTGCGGATGCCGGGGTCGAGGCCGATGCAGTTCCGGGCTCCGGCCGGGGCCTGCAGCAGCAGGGCGCGCAGGTTGCGGGCGAAGACGTTGATGGCCTCGGCCTCGGCCGCCTCGCGCAGGCGGCTCATCAGCTCTAACTCCAAATGCAGATGTATCTTGATGCGCCAGGCCCAGCGCACCGTCTCGGCCAGCCAGGAATCGGCGGGACGCTTCAGGTCGCGGACGGAAAAGCGCCGGGCGATGCGCGCCTCGAACTCGCCGGGGCCTTGGGAAACCGTGCCGTCCGGCCGTGCCGCCTCGTCGGGAGTCAGCAGTTTCAGATTCAGAACGTTTTCGTTGCGCCCCCGGAACAGCGCCAGGGCGCGATGGGACGGAATAGCCTTGATGGCCTCGCGGTAGTCGAAATAGTCGGAGAATTTGGCCCCCGCCTCGGACTTGCCCTCGGCCACCGTCGAGATCAGCACACCGCCATCCCACAGGGCGTCGCGCAGGTTACCCAGCAGTTCGGCATCCTCGGCGAAGCGCTCCATCAGGATCTGGCGCGCCCCGTCCAGGGCGGCCTTGACGTCGGCGACGCCCTTCTCGGCATCCACATAGGGCTCGGCGGCCTGCTCGGGAACCAGGGCGGGATCGGCCAGCAGCGCGTCGGCCAGGGGCTCTAGACCCGCCTCGCGGGCGATCTGGGCCTTGGTGCGGCGCTTGGGCTTGTAGGGCAGGTACAGATCTTCCAGCCGCGCCTTGCTGTCGGCCTCGCCGATCTGGCCCGCCAGGTCCGGGGTCAGCTTGCCCTGCTCCTCGATGGAGCGAAGAATGGCCGCCCGGCGGTCTTCCAGTTCGCGCAGATAGCCCAGGCGCTCTTCCAGATTGCGCAGCTGGGTGTCGTCCAGGCCGTCGGTGGCCTCCTTGCGATAGCGGGCGATGAACGGCACCGTCGCGCCTTCGTCCAGCATCTGGACCGTCGCCGCCACCTGCGAGGGCTTGACCCCCAGTTCAAGGGCGATGCGGTTGGTGATGGCGGCCAGGGTCGCGACGGGAAGGGACAGGGTCATGCTTGCTCACGCTCGGTTGCGACAAGAAGGTGGGGTGTAGCCAAATTTCGGACCGCTGTCACGACCGGAGATGTGCGACAACCCTTAAGGCGCCATACGCAATATCACTAATGCCATTTGAGGGAGTACGGTGACGGATCGTGACGCCAAAATGAACGTGTGTGAGAAGAAAAAACGAGTTGTTTCAAGCGTTTGACAGATAGCTTTCCGATGATTATCTCTCCAGAAGCGACGTGGCGTCGTAGGTGGAGGCCCCCATGTTCCTATGGAATATGTCCCTGGAAACCGGCATCGAAGCTGTTGATCAGGGCCGCAAGCGCATGCTGGGCGCCATGGCGGATTTTTTTCAAGGCATGGACGATCCCAGTCTCGGTCAACAGACGCTGGCGGCCCGGACCGGGGCGATTTTCAATGCCATGAAGGCGGCCTTTGCCGCCGAAAACGCCTACCTGATCGAGCGAGATGCCCCCGACCTGGAACGGCACCAAGCCAACCACGCCGCCCTCTCGGCCGCCTTCGTCGATCTGTGCCGCAAGCTGATTCCCAAGATCAAGACTCACAAGCAGGCACAGCAATGCTGCCTGGAAATCTACCAGTTGGTCGATGAGGCCATCTTCCACCACATCACCAAGGAAGTGGCCAGTTACCGCACCTTGGCCCGCACGCCGGTCAAGAAGGCGGGGTAGGCGTTTTCTCGTCCGCCTCGTCGCTCTCGACCATCAGGCGGATTTTGGCCGCCATCTCCGCCTCCATGCGGGCTTCCCTTTCGGCCTCGCTTTCGGCATGGATTTGGGGCGCCGAGGTGATTTCAGCCAACGGCATCGGGTCCCGCTGCACGTCCAGGCGGAAGGATCCCCCCATCATCCGGGACACTTCGTCCAGGGACAGCGGTTCGTGAAACCGGCACCCCGCCAGCCCACCACCGGCCCACATCACCGTCGCCGGCATCACGGACAAGTCATCGCGGATGATGATATCGCAGGGAACGGGCAGAATCGCCGCCATGGCCAGTTCCGCATCGTCGAAACGCAGCTTCAAGCCACCGCGGGATACGTCCAGCAGAACGGCACGGCTTTCCCGGCCCATCAGGGTGCAGCGACATTCCGCACTGCTGCGCAGGCGGGTAAATTCGCGCCGGTTGCCATGCTGCCCCTGGTCATCGGATGCCATGACCATGCCCCATAAGCGTTTCACCGGCCCCCATGATATGTCACGAAATCGGCAATGAATAGCCGGAACGCGGCGCGGCCCCTTCCGTCATGCCGCCGGCGGCGGCCGTTCCGCCTCTGGCTCGGGCGGCGGCACCAGTTGCAGGCGGAAATGTCCGGTCATCACGCGCACCACGTCATCCAGGGACAGGTGCTGATAGAAGCGACAGCCGGCCAGCCCAGCACTGGCCCACATGATGGTCGCATGCATCTTCGAATACTGGTCGGCGACGACCATGTCGCGCGGCAGCGGGGTCATGGCGGCCATGGCGGCATCAGCGAGGTCGAATCGCAGCTTGAACCCGCCGCGGGACGCATCCAGCAAATAAGCACGGCTTTCCATGCCATCGAGCACAAAGGTGCACTCGGTACCGCATCGCTGCCTGGGAAACAGCCTTTTGTTGTCCTCGGCCGCGCCTTTATCGAGTGCCATGGCACCCTCCCGCCTATCCTCTTAACCCCTTGATATTATGGCGCACGGATTAATAAGTTTCCATAAACAAAGCCCCCGGCTCCCCCCTTGGCAGGAAGGGAACCGGGGGCCCGATGTCGTCTCAGGCTATTAGAACTTCACGACCAGCGAGGTCTCGCCCAGCAGCCAGGTCTTGTTCATGGGCAGGTTGGCATTGCTGAAGCTGTTGGCGCTCAGGTTCTGCTTGTAGCCATGCCCGGCCTTGGCGGCACCGAAGGCGGCGGACAAGGCGACGTTGTCGCTGATGGCCCACTCGGCGGCCACATCGATTTCACGCGCCAGATCGTCCGAGGTGACGGCGGTGCCCAACTGCTGCTTGGCATCGTACTTGTAGTTAAAGGCCAGCACGCTGAGCTTCAGATCGTCACGGGGATTCACGCTGAAGGTCAGCTGGTGAATGTTGACGTTGGAGTTGGAGATCACGTAGTTGCCGACGATCTCGCCGATGAACCAAGTGCCGAAGCCGCGGGTGATGGCGTTGTAGAAGAAGGGATCATAGGCCTCCTTCTTGTCGTCGCCGGGGTTCTTGTCGCCCGAGAAATGGGCATAGCGGTAGGACAGCTTGGGGGTCCACATCACGTCCGACAATTGGTAGCCCGGCTCGATGTAGTAGGCGTTGGCGTCGACCTTGGCGTTGGCCGTGTTGTTATTCTCCTTCACGGCATTGCCGTACAGGGAGAAGTCCGGCAGGAACGGCAGCGGATTGCCGCCGACGTGGAAGGAGAACACGGTCATGCCGTCACGGGCCGACGACAGGGTGTTGGTGACGGTGGAGTTGGTGATGCCGCTATGGCCGAATCCATAGACGCCACGGCTGTCGGCCGAGGCCACCCGGAAGACGGTCATGCCGCCGTACCACTTGCGGTCGGCATAGTTGGAGGCGCCGTCGGGAGCGGGCTTGCCCTCGACCTGATCGACATTGCCGAACAGTTCGATATTGCCACCAATAACCTTGGTCTTGGCGTTCTCGTACAGGCCCGGCGACATCACGCTGTTGGAGGCGTTGTTCTGCAGGTAGAACACGTCACCACGCACATTGCCCGAAGACAGCTTGGCCACGCCGGTCTGGGCGAAGGCGGTCCGGGACTGGGTCCAGAACATGCCGCGCGAGCCGATGTTGTTGGTGCCGTTGCTGATCAGGAAGCCATCGGCGACTCGGAAGCTCTGACGGCCGCCCGACAGGTCCAGGCCATTCTCGTCCAGGCCCAGGCCCTCCAGGGTCTTGCCCGACTTCCAGCCGGCGTACAGGTTCTCCAGCTCGAGCATCCACTGGTGGCCGTAGGTAGTTGAAATCAGCGAAGGCTCGCCATGGCCGCCGGTCATGGTGAACTGGCCGCTGACATCGCCGTAGAACGTGCCATAAGCCTCGGTCTCGTAGGAGGCCTTCAGCTCGGGGTGCAGGAACGTCTCGGTCCAGTTGTTGTGACCGGTGACGCGCTTGCCCGGCGAGCCGGCATTGTTGTTGTACGAACCGACACCGAACTGAGAGCCCGGGGTGGTGAACAGGGTAACGCCGCCGGTGAAGGCGCCGTCAATCTTCAGGCCACCCTGCTCGTAGAGCGAGAAATCGGCGGAAGCCGGCGAGGCCGCAAGGCCCAGAACCGCCGAGAGAATCGCGCCCGAAATCAGGGAACGGCTGCGAAGATCGTGTCCAAACATATTTGACCCCCTTGGTGATCTGTCAGAGTTGCCGGGAATAACGCAACCCTCGTGCCAAAACTCGTTTGCCCAAAACGCAGGGTCTTCGCGCTTTTCCGCGCCGGCCGACTGCTGAATTCGTAAGCAACACCGTCATACATGAGTGATTATTGGGCAGGCAACCCAATTTCAGGGTCATACCGCTGACGGCGTGAGCAATGCGCCGCACCGTTGCCAAAAAGCAACGCTTGTCGCAAACACGACCATGGAATGGGAAGGAAATGGCCACCGCCCGGCCAGGGCCGGGCGGTGGCATGGCGCGACCTCACCCGACGTGAGTGTGGTTCTCCACGTAAACGTGGGTATCGCCGTTGGAGTACTGGGTATAGCTGTCGTGCTGCCCGTTGACCGTCAGTTCGGCGGTGCCATTGGCCTGCCAGCCGCTGCCCGCCAGGGTGACGCTGTTCCCGCCGATGACCACCAGGGCATTGCCCGTGCCGGTC
It encodes the following:
- a CDS encoding RluA family pseudouridine synthase yields the protein MDLLARLLYRDPAVLIIDKPAGLAVHAGPKGGEHLMLYLDALSFGLKRRPELAHRLDRETSGCLVLGRTSKALAGLGELFAKGLADKTYWAVVVGKPREDQGVIDYALKKREKKFGWRMEVDRTGLASVTQWRLLGSDGRLSWLECRPLTGRTHQIRAHCAAIGHPLVGDSIYGRGTGTLAGDRLMLHSRRIVLPFHAGKPPIAAEAPVPEHMLSVLKGCGWSES
- a CDS encoding efflux RND transporter permease subunit, with product MFDIFIKRPVLAAVVSLLILFIGLRALMSLPVRQYPEMTNTVITITTTFPGADADMIQGFVTQPIQKAVATAEGINYLTSRSIQGVSEVKAFIRLNDDPETAMTGVMSKVAEVKSLLPKGINDSIIKKETGQSFASAYLAFSSDRLSQQQITDYVMRVVQPKLAAVPGVANPELYGGQKFSMRVWLDPEKLAQHGMGPDDLKTALTSNNFTSASGSTKGAYDVVNTQASTDLKSVEEFRQLVIKHDGSRLVRLGDVAGVELGPENDDMSVFAGDERAIFVGIYTTPEANPLSVIREVREVALPALQAQLPPGLTAKIAYDSTLFIDAAITEVAKTIAEAAIIVMVVIFFFMGSVRSVVIPVVTVPLSLIGVAVLLLSLGFSINLLTLLAMVLAIGLVVDDAIVVVENVHRHIEEGLTPFRAALVGTREIAGPVISMTITLAAVYAPIAFMGGLTGSLFKEFALTLAGSVVVSGIIALTLSPMMCSKILKHDDDKKGLTALIDRTFDRVRAKYEVWLAASLADRPTTLIFAMIVLGSLPFLFLAVPTELAPEEDQGVVFTAYNGPASANTDFMEAFSHQISAKLKAFPETNETFLINGMGAISQGFGGAVLTPWEDRKLSAKALTAAIQQALNEVSGVKASVFPPPPLPGVDGLPVQFVLSSIVDYQQLNEIQGEVMKRAQASGMFAFIDADLKIESPQTQVVIDRDKAAAYGISMQQIGDALGTMTGGNYVNLVNLQGRSYQVIPQVPREFRLDPAQLGRYHVRSSSGGAVPLSSLVSLGSSVRPVSLNQFNQLNSVTIQAFPMPGVTLGQALELLRSIAQEVLPQGTTVDYAGQSRQYVQEGNALAMTFVFALIIIFLVLSAQFESFRDPLVIMVSVPLSICGALIPLALGVASMNIYTQVGLVTLIGLITKHGILICEVARERQEAEGLDRAQAVMVAAGLRLRPILMTTAAMVAGLIPLLFAHGAGAASRFSIAVVIVAGMSIGTAFTLFVLPVIYTFVAAQRRGVSEAAQERHAHGHVAGPADADAAAVAD
- a CDS encoding efflux RND transporter periplasmic adaptor subunit, whose amino-acid sequence is MKAKRMIIMLAGSAIVFGGVFGFVAFKNHMIKQFFATMPKPVISVTTAKAQMVDWRVVVPAVGTLQAVNGVDISGSVAGLVKAISFESGQDVKRGQVLVQLDTDVEMGDLRSAQAELGLAKTSHDRNMKLVRSDTVSVAALEKTEAELKVKQAKVGGLQAQIAKKTIAAPFDGRLGVRKIDLGQYVQPGQMVVNLQDLSLMLCDFTVSQKDLSLLGIGQTVRMTTDAWPGVTFEGQVAAIEPLVDAKTGMVSVQARFPNAEGRLRPGMFARIEIERPAGAPVVTVPGSAVAYNLHGDAVFVVKEEAGADGKTVSKAERVVVSLGERKDGLVVIKSGVAAGDVVVTSGQVKLEHGSLIHVAASDPLKTAAAGTVQ
- a CDS encoding TetR/AcrR family transcriptional regulator — protein: MSTRDKIIDSAMAIVRDQGVAKLTLDAAAKEAGISKGGVLYHFKSKDDLIRGMVQRLIDQCDQLNREHYEHQPEGPYRWARTLVNACFDPNGPAFDPVGGALLAAVTVNPDLVAPIQAMYDRWMERIKSDSPDLQRAGLICTAMDGVYFQRLMGINLSDAEGAERLKRHALDLLQ
- a CDS encoding DUF1398 domain-containing protein, whose protein sequence is MDASRIATAQACLDGAESGAMTFPQIVERLMAEGFESYAVDFRRACATYYRPDGDSVVLSTHRDDTPIAPSLDTAAVQAAIREAQGMVAGYTYVGFCKKVRAAGCAGYMVSFSGRRAVYFGRTAETHVELFPIQAP
- a CDS encoding MarR family winged helix-turn-helix transcriptional regulator; translation: MSPAVSELTAHLGYWLRQVSNHVSHSFARMLAAKEVTVAEWALMRMLYGQDPLSPGRLAARMGLTPGAVTKLADRLIAKNLVARRPSLDDRRAQTLSLTARGAEFVPQLAALADRNDAACFAHLSREERRALELILKDTVARLGLTATPVD